Proteins co-encoded in one Nitratireductor kimnyeongensis genomic window:
- a CDS encoding acetyl-CoA carboxylase biotin carboxylase subunit, with product MFKKILVANRGEIACRVMKTAKRMGIATVAVYSDADADAVHVEMADEAVHIGPAAANQSYLLGDRIIAACKQTGAEAVHPGYGFLSENAAFCEKLEAEGIVFIGPKPKAIQAMGDKITSKKIAAEAGVSTVPGFMGLIDDAEHAVTIAGEIGYPVMIKASAGGGGKGMRIAWNDDEAREGFERSKSEAASSFGDDRIFIEKFVEEPRHIEIQVLADAHGNCLYLGERECSIQRRNQKVVEEAPSPFLDAETRVAMGAQSVALAKAVDYQSAGTVEFIVDKNRNFYFLEMNTRLQVEHPVTELVTGIDLVEQMLRVAAGEALSFKQADVKLNGWAIESRIYAEDPVRNFLPSIGRLTRYRPPQEGRFGDAVLRNDTGVTEGSEISMFYDPMIAKLCTWAPERLDAINAMGEALDRFVIDGIEHNIPFLSALMSHPRWREGRLSTGFIAEEFPDGFAPPAPTTGERTVLAAVALAVELLRRERLDRLTGRLAPHSGELKRDWLVRLEDDYLSVSVVEGMISIPLEMDIQIDGADPQTVRSSWRPGEAVWEGEVNGRTVAVQVRPILNGVRLAWQGVSADVRVMLPRIAELDRLMPVREAPDTSKMLLCPMPGLVVSVAVSEGQEVKSGETLAVVEAMKMENVLRAERDATVSKINAAPGDSLAVDAVIMEFE from the coding sequence ATGTTCAAGAAGATCCTCGTTGCCAATCGCGGTGAAATTGCCTGCCGGGTGATGAAGACAGCAAAACGCATGGGCATCGCCACGGTTGCTGTTTACTCGGACGCCGATGCGGACGCCGTGCATGTGGAAATGGCCGACGAGGCGGTGCATATCGGCCCTGCTGCTGCCAACCAAAGCTATCTGCTGGGCGATCGCATCATCGCTGCCTGCAAACAGACAGGCGCTGAAGCCGTTCATCCAGGCTACGGGTTTCTTTCAGAGAATGCTGCCTTCTGCGAAAAACTTGAGGCGGAAGGCATTGTCTTCATAGGTCCCAAGCCAAAGGCCATTCAGGCCATGGGCGACAAGATCACGTCCAAGAAGATCGCTGCGGAAGCCGGGGTTTCAACCGTTCCCGGTTTCATGGGACTGATCGACGATGCCGAGCATGCGGTGACGATTGCCGGTGAGATCGGTTATCCGGTGATGATCAAGGCATCGGCTGGCGGCGGTGGCAAGGGCATGCGGATCGCGTGGAACGATGATGAGGCGCGCGAGGGGTTCGAGCGCTCCAAATCGGAGGCGGCGTCATCCTTCGGCGATGACCGGATTTTTATCGAAAAATTCGTCGAGGAGCCGCGGCACATCGAAATTCAGGTGTTGGCCGACGCGCATGGTAACTGCCTCTATTTGGGCGAGCGCGAATGCTCCATTCAGCGCCGCAATCAGAAAGTGGTGGAGGAAGCGCCATCACCCTTTCTTGATGCGGAAACCCGCGTTGCCATGGGCGCCCAATCGGTGGCGCTCGCAAAAGCCGTTGATTATCAGAGTGCTGGCACGGTCGAGTTTATCGTCGACAAGAACCGCAACTTCTACTTTCTGGAAATGAACACGCGCCTTCAGGTGGAGCATCCGGTCACCGAACTTGTCACGGGGATTGACCTGGTGGAGCAGATGCTGCGGGTGGCGGCGGGAGAGGCGCTTTCCTTCAAGCAGGCCGACGTCAAGCTCAATGGCTGGGCGATCGAAAGCCGCATCTATGCCGAGGATCCGGTGCGCAATTTCCTGCCTTCCATCGGCCGGCTCACACGGTATCGTCCGCCTCAGGAAGGGCGTTTCGGGGATGCGGTGCTGCGCAATGATACCGGTGTCACCGAAGGCTCCGAAATCTCGATGTTCTATGATCCCATGATCGCAAAACTGTGTACCTGGGCGCCGGAGCGTCTCGATGCGATCAATGCCATGGGGGAGGCGCTCGACCGTTTTGTGATCGATGGGATCGAGCACAACATACCCTTCCTTTCCGCCCTGATGAGCCATCCGCGCTGGCGCGAAGGGCGGTTGTCCACGGGTTTTATCGCAGAGGAGTTTCCTGACGGCTTTGCTCCTCCTGCGCCCACGACGGGCGAGCGCACGGTGCTTGCCGCCGTAGCGCTGGCTGTCGAGCTTCTGCGGCGCGAGCGGCTGGACCGGCTGACCGGTCGCCTGGCCCCGCATTCGGGCGAACTGAAGCGCGACTGGCTTGTGCGGCTGGAGGACGACTACCTTTCCGTCAGCGTTGTCGAGGGTATGATCTCGATCCCGCTGGAAATGGACATTCAAATCGACGGCGCCGATCCGCAGACAGTGCGCTCCTCCTGGAGACCGGGCGAAGCGGTCTGGGAGGGAGAGGTGAATGGTCGCACTGTTGCGGTTCAGGTGCGCCCCATATTGAATGGCGTGCGCCTCGCCTGGCAGGGGGTGTCTGCAGATGTTCGTGTCATGCTGCCGCGCATTGCCGAACTGGATCGACTGATGCCGGTGCGCGAAGCACCGGACACGTCCAAAATGTTGCTCTGTCCCATGCCGGGGTTGGTCGTCTCCGTCGCCGTTTCGGAGGGGCAGGAGGTGAAGTCGGGCGAGACGCTTGCTGTCGTTGAGGCGATGAAAATGGAAAATGTCTTGCGTGCGGAGCGAGATGCTACCGTCTCCAAGATCAATGCAGCGCCGGGCGATAGTCTTGCCGTGGACGCGGTCATCATGGAATTCGAATAG
- a CDS encoding helix-turn-helix domain-containing protein gives MQDTAHIYSDAPDRDTMGGRLSRARDAAGLPVAELARRLGVKTATIQAWESDRAQPRANRLAMLAGVLNVSLSWLLHGVGVSPADESRSELVNAVSANLKRIRKLQDETNRLIAQIEVDLSRAGNTG, from the coding sequence ATGCAGGACACCGCACATATCTATTCCGATGCACCCGACCGCGACACTATGGGCGGTCGCCTTTCTCGAGCCCGTGACGCGGCTGGGCTGCCGGTCGCCGAACTCGCCCGCCGTCTGGGCGTAAAAACGGCAACCATACAGGCTTGGGAAAGCGACCGGGCGCAACCTCGCGCCAATCGTCTGGCCATGCTTGCCGGCGTGTTGAATGTCAGCCTTTCCTGGTTGCTGCATGGCGTGGGCGTCTCGCCCGCCGACGAAAGCCGCTCGGAACTGGTCAATGCCGTTTCTGCCAATCTGAAACGCATCCGCAAACTTCAGGACGAAACAAACCGGCTCATCGCTCAGATCGAAGTCGATCTCTCCCGCGCAGGGAACACTGGCTAG
- a CDS encoding S-(hydroxymethyl)glutathione dehydrogenase/class III alcohol dehydrogenase: MKTRAAVAVQAGKPLEIMEVDLEGPRAGEVLIEVKATGICHTDEFTLSGADPEGIFPAILGHEGAGVVVDVGPGVTSLKKGDHVIPLYTPECRECPSCLSQKTNLCTAIRSTQGQGLMPDGTSRFSINGEKLHHYMGCSTFSNFTVLPEIAVAKVNPDAPFDKICYIGCGVTTGVGAVINTAKVEIGATAIVFGLGGIGLNVIQGLRLAGADMIIGVDLNNDKKEWGEKFGMTHFVNPKEVGEDLVPYLVNMTKRGADQIGGADYTFDCTGNVTVMRQALESAHRGWGESIIIGVAGAGQEISTRPFQLVTGRTWKGTAFGGARGRTDVPKIVDWYMEGKIDIDPMITHTLALDEINKGFDLMHAGESIRSVVVY; encoded by the coding sequence ATGAAAACCCGCGCCGCTGTTGCCGTCCAGGCAGGAAAACCACTGGAAATCATGGAGGTCGATCTCGAAGGCCCGCGCGCAGGCGAAGTGCTGATCGAGGTGAAAGCCACCGGCATCTGCCACACGGACGAGTTCACGCTGTCGGGTGCCGACCCCGAGGGCATTTTCCCGGCGATTCTTGGTCATGAAGGCGCTGGCGTGGTCGTCGATGTCGGCCCCGGTGTGACAAGCCTCAAGAAGGGCGATCATGTGATCCCGCTCTACACGCCCGAGTGTCGTGAGTGCCCGTCCTGCCTGTCGCAAAAAACCAATTTGTGCACCGCCATCCGCTCGACTCAGGGCCAGGGCCTGATGCCGGACGGCACAAGCCGCTTCTCCATCAACGGCGAAAAGCTCCATCATTATATGGGCTGTTCGACCTTCTCGAACTTCACCGTTCTTCCCGAGATCGCCGTGGCGAAGGTCAACCCTGACGCGCCCTTCGACAAGATCTGCTATATCGGCTGCGGCGTGACCACGGGCGTTGGAGCCGTTATCAACACGGCCAAGGTGGAAATCGGCGCGACCGCTATCGTCTTTGGTCTCGGCGGCATTGGCCTCAATGTCATTCAGGGCCTGCGGCTTGCCGGCGCCGACATGATCATCGGTGTCGACCTCAACAACGACAAGAAGGAATGGGGCGAAAAATTCGGCATGACGCATTTCGTCAATCCGAAGGAAGTCGGCGAAGACCTCGTTCCCTATCTCGTCAACATGACCAAACGTGGAGCCGACCAGATCGGCGGCGCGGATTACACGTTCGATTGCACGGGCAATGTCACCGTTATGCGCCAGGCGCTGGAGAGCGCTCATCGCGGGTGGGGTGAATCCATCATCATCGGTGTGGCTGGTGCGGGCCAGGAAATCTCCACCCGCCCCTTCCAACTCGTCACCGGACGCACATGGAAAGGCACAGCTTTCGGTGGTGCGCGCGGCCGTACGGACGTGCCAAAAATCGTCGATTGGTATATGGAGGGCAAAATCGACATCGATCCGATGATCACCCACACGCTGGCACTCGACGAGATCAACAAGGGCTTCGACCTGATGCATGCGGGCGAGTCCATCCGTTCCGTGGTCGTCTACTGA
- a CDS encoding YaiI/YqxD family protein, whose protein sequence is MRASPSVPWSSTEAEALPTLYVDADACPVKQEAARVAERHGLVIVYVSNGGLRPSRDPMVRHVVVPGTADAADDWIVENAEAGDVAITADVPLAARLVEREVHVLGPTGRAFTPASIGMDVAMRNLKQDLREAGEIKGYNAGFTARDRSDFLQALDRTVRRAMKESKD, encoded by the coding sequence ATGCGGGCGAGTCCATCCGTTCCGTGGTCGTCTACTGAGGCTGAAGCCTTGCCGACCCTCTATGTCGATGCGGACGCCTGTCCGGTGAAGCAGGAAGCAGCCCGTGTCGCCGAGCGGCATGGGCTTGTGATCGTTTATGTCTCCAATGGCGGTCTGCGCCCTTCGCGCGATCCCATGGTGCGCCATGTGGTGGTGCCTGGCACCGCTGATGCCGCTGACGACTGGATCGTGGAGAATGCGGAGGCTGGAGACGTCGCCATCACTGCGGACGTGCCGCTGGCCGCGCGTCTCGTTGAGCGGGAGGTGCATGTGTTAGGCCCGACGGGCCGGGCCTTCACACCCGCAAGCATCGGCATGGATGTCGCCATGCGCAACCTGAAGCAGGATCTGCGCGAAGCCGGTGAGATCAAGGGGTACAATGCGGGCTTTACCGCCCGCGACCGCTCCGATTTCCTGCAGGCCCTCGACCGCACCGTTCGGCGCGCTATGAAAGAATCAAAGGACTGA
- the fghA gene encoding S-formylglutathione hydrolase — translation MKTVSTALSHGGVQGVYSHSSETCQCDMTFAVFVPPQAEDGPCPVLWYLSGLTCTHANVMDKGEYRRMAAELGMIVVCPDTSPRGDNVPDEPDNWQFGKGAGFYVDATQEPFAKNYRMYSYITEELPALIAGNFPADMNRQSIFGHSMGGHGALIIALKNTDRFKSCSAFAPIVEPSTAGWSKPALEKYLGADATVWRQYDACALVADGARFSEFLIDQGSADGFLDEGLRPWLFDKACSEAGIPLTLNMREGYDHSYFFISTFMDNHLAWHARRLAAD, via the coding sequence ATGAAAACCGTCTCCACCGCCCTTTCGCATGGCGGCGTTCAGGGCGTTTACAGCCATTCATCCGAGACCTGTCAATGCGACATGACCTTCGCCGTCTTCGTCCCCCCTCAAGCTGAAGATGGCCCCTGCCCGGTGCTCTGGTATCTCTCTGGCCTCACCTGCACGCACGCCAATGTCATGGACAAGGGCGAATACCGGCGCATGGCCGCCGAGTTGGGCATGATCGTCGTCTGCCCGGACACCAGCCCGCGGGGCGACAATGTACCGGATGAGCCGGACAACTGGCAGTTCGGCAAGGGGGCCGGCTTCTATGTCGACGCGACGCAAGAGCCCTTTGCCAAGAACTACCGCATGTATTCCTACATCACCGAGGAACTGCCGGCACTGATCGCAGGAAATTTCCCGGCGGACATGAATCGTCAAAGCATTTTCGGCCATTCCATGGGTGGCCATGGTGCCCTGATCATCGCACTCAAGAATACTGACCGGTTCAAAAGCTGCTCCGCCTTCGCCCCCATCGTAGAACCCTCGACGGCCGGCTGGTCGAAACCTGCGCTCGAGAAGTATCTGGGAGCGGACGCAACAGTCTGGCGCCAATACGACGCGTGCGCGCTCGTCGCCGACGGCGCACGCTTCTCCGAATTCCTGATCGATCAGGGTTCAGCCGATGGCTTCCTTGATGAGGGACTCCGTCCGTGGCTGTTCGACAAGGCATGCTCTGAGGCAGGTATTCCGCTCACGCTCAACATGCGTGAAGGATATGATCATTCCTACTTCTTTATCTCGACCTTTATGGACAACCATCTCGCCTGGCATGCAAGGCGCCTCGCCGCAGACTGA